In Nomascus leucogenys isolate Asia chromosome 8, Asia_NLE_v1, whole genome shotgun sequence, a single genomic region encodes these proteins:
- the DIPK1B gene encoding divergent protein kinase domain 1B isoform X1 yields the protein MNQSWPGGNRPWPKPSRGSGEQNWGRLPGLRVRCVFLAWLGVFAGSWLVYVHYSSYSERCRGHVCQVVICDQYHKGIISGSVCQDLCELRMVEWGTCLSVAPGQQVYSGLWRDKDVTIKCGIEETLDSKARSDAAPRRELVLFDKPTRGTSIKEFQEMTLSFLKANLGDLPSLPALVSQVLLMADFNKDNRVSLAEAKSVWALLQRNEFLLLLSLQEKEHASRLLGYCGDLYLTEGVPHGAWHVAALPPLLRPLLPPALQGALQQWLGPAWPWRAKIAIGLLEFVEELFHSSYGTFYMCETTLANVGYTATYDFKMADLQQVAPEATVRRFLQGRRCEHSADCTYGRDCRAPCDRLMRQCKGDLIQPNLAKVCALLRGYLLPGAPADLREELGTQLRTCTTLSGLASQVEAHHSLVLSHLKTLLWKKISNTKYS from the exons GGTCGGCTCCCAGGCCTAAGGGTCCGCTGCGTCTTCCTGGCCTGGCTGGGCGTCTTTGCGGGCAGCTGGCTGGTGTACGTGCACTACTCGTCCTACTCGGAGCGATGTCGCGGCCACGTCTGCCAGGTGGTCATT TGTGACCAGTACCACAAGGGGATCATCTCGGGCTCCGTCTGCCAGGACCTGTGTGAGCTGCGTATGGTGGAGTGGGGGACCTGCCTCTCGGTGGCCCCGGGCCAGCAG GTGTACAGCGGGCTCTGGCGGGACAAGGATGTAACCATCAAGTGTGGCATTGAGGAGACCCTCGACTCCAAGGCCCGGTCGGATGCAGCCCCCCGGCGGGAGCTGGTACTGTTCGACAAGCCCACCCGGGGCACCTCCATCAAGGAATTCCAGGAGATGACCCTCAGCTTCCTCAAG GCGAACCTGGGAGACCTGCCTTCCCTGCCGGCGCTGGTGAGCCAGGTCCTGCTCATGGCTGACTTCAACAAGGACAACCGGGTGTCCTTGGCGGAAGCCAAGTCCGTGTGGGCCCTGCTGCAGCGTAACGAgttcctgctgctgctgtcccTGCAGGAGAAGGAGCACGCCTCCAGACTGCTGGGCTACTGCGGGGACCTCTACCTCACCGAGGGCGTGCCACATGGCGCCTGGCACGTGGCCGCCCTTCCACCCCTGTTGCGCCCACTGCTGCCGCCTGCCCTGCAGGGTGCTCTCCAGCAGTGGCTGGGGCCCGCGTGGCCTTGGCGGGCCAAGATCGCCATCGGCCTGCTGGAGTTCGTGGAGGAGCTCTTCCACAGCTCTTACGGGACTTTCTACATGTGTGAGACCACACTGGCCAACGTGGGCTACACAGCCACCTACGACTTCAAGATGGCCGACCTGCAGCAGGTGGCACCTGAGGCCACCGTGCGCCGCTTCCTGCAGGGCCGCCGCTGCGAGCACAGCGCCGACTGCACCTACGGGCGCGACTGCAGGGCCCCGTGTGACAGGCTCATGAGGCAGTGCAAGGGCGACCTCATCCAGCCCAACCTGGCCAAGGTGTGCGCGCTGCTACGGGGCTACCTGCTGCCTGGCGCACCCGCCGACCTCCGCGAGGAGCTGGGCACGCAGCTGCGCACCTGCACCACGCTGAGCGGGCTGGCCAGCCAGGTGGAGGCCCATCACTCGCTGGTGCTCAGCCACCTCAAGACCCTGCTCTGGAAGAAGATCTCCAACACCAAGTACTCTTGA
- the DIPK1B gene encoding divergent protein kinase domain 1B isoform X2 translates to MRRLRRLAHLVLFCPFSKGLQGRLPGLRVRCVFLAWLGVFAGSWLVYVHYSSYSERCRGHVCQVVICDQYHKGIISGSVCQDLCELRMVEWGTCLSVAPGQQVYSGLWRDKDVTIKCGIEETLDSKARSDAAPRRELVLFDKPTRGTSIKEFQEMTLSFLKANLGDLPSLPALVSQVLLMADFNKDNRVSLAEAKSVWALLQRNEFLLLLSLQEKEHASRLLGYCGDLYLTEGVPHGAWHVAALPPLLRPLLPPALQGALQQWLGPAWPWRAKIAIGLLEFVEELFHSSYGTFYMCETTLANVGYTATYDFKMADLQQVAPEATVRRFLQGRRCEHSADCTYGRDCRAPCDRLMRQCKGDLIQPNLAKVCALLRGYLLPGAPADLREELGTQLRTCTTLSGLASQVEAHHSLVLSHLKTLLWKKISNTKYS, encoded by the exons GGTCGGCTCCCAGGCCTAAGGGTCCGCTGCGTCTTCCTGGCCTGGCTGGGCGTCTTTGCGGGCAGCTGGCTGGTGTACGTGCACTACTCGTCCTACTCGGAGCGATGTCGCGGCCACGTCTGCCAGGTGGTCATT TGTGACCAGTACCACAAGGGGATCATCTCGGGCTCCGTCTGCCAGGACCTGTGTGAGCTGCGTATGGTGGAGTGGGGGACCTGCCTCTCGGTGGCCCCGGGCCAGCAG GTGTACAGCGGGCTCTGGCGGGACAAGGATGTAACCATCAAGTGTGGCATTGAGGAGACCCTCGACTCCAAGGCCCGGTCGGATGCAGCCCCCCGGCGGGAGCTGGTACTGTTCGACAAGCCCACCCGGGGCACCTCCATCAAGGAATTCCAGGAGATGACCCTCAGCTTCCTCAAG GCGAACCTGGGAGACCTGCCTTCCCTGCCGGCGCTGGTGAGCCAGGTCCTGCTCATGGCTGACTTCAACAAGGACAACCGGGTGTCCTTGGCGGAAGCCAAGTCCGTGTGGGCCCTGCTGCAGCGTAACGAgttcctgctgctgctgtcccTGCAGGAGAAGGAGCACGCCTCCAGACTGCTGGGCTACTGCGGGGACCTCTACCTCACCGAGGGCGTGCCACATGGCGCCTGGCACGTGGCCGCCCTTCCACCCCTGTTGCGCCCACTGCTGCCGCCTGCCCTGCAGGGTGCTCTCCAGCAGTGGCTGGGGCCCGCGTGGCCTTGGCGGGCCAAGATCGCCATCGGCCTGCTGGAGTTCGTGGAGGAGCTCTTCCACAGCTCTTACGGGACTTTCTACATGTGTGAGACCACACTGGCCAACGTGGGCTACACAGCCACCTACGACTTCAAGATGGCCGACCTGCAGCAGGTGGCACCTGAGGCCACCGTGCGCCGCTTCCTGCAGGGCCGCCGCTGCGAGCACAGCGCCGACTGCACCTACGGGCGCGACTGCAGGGCCCCGTGTGACAGGCTCATGAGGCAGTGCAAGGGCGACCTCATCCAGCCCAACCTGGCCAAGGTGTGCGCGCTGCTACGGGGCTACCTGCTGCCTGGCGCACCCGCCGACCTCCGCGAGGAGCTGGGCACGCAGCTGCGCACCTGCACCACGCTGAGCGGGCTGGCCAGCCAGGTGGAGGCCCATCACTCGCTGGTGCTCAGCCACCTCAAGACCCTGCTCTGGAAGAAGATCTCCAACACCAAGTACTCTTGA
- the DIPK1B gene encoding divergent protein kinase domain 1B isoform X3 yields MQCDQYHKGIISGSVCQDLCELRMVEWGTCLSVAPGQQVYSGLWRDKDVTIKCGIEETLDSKARSDAAPRRELVLFDKPTRGTSIKEFQEMTLSFLKANLGDLPSLPALVSQVLLMADFNKDNRVSLAEAKSVWALLQRNEFLLLLSLQEKEHASRLLGYCGDLYLTEGVPHGAWHVAALPPLLRPLLPPALQGALQQWLGPAWPWRAKIAIGLLEFVEELFHSSYGTFYMCETTLANVGYTATYDFKMADLQQVAPEATVRRFLQGRRCEHSADCTYGRDCRAPCDRLMRQCKGDLIQPNLAKVCALLRGYLLPGAPADLREELGTQLRTCTTLSGLASQVEAHHSLVLSHLKTLLWKKISNTKYS; encoded by the exons ATGCAG TGTGACCAGTACCACAAGGGGATCATCTCGGGCTCCGTCTGCCAGGACCTGTGTGAGCTGCGTATGGTGGAGTGGGGGACCTGCCTCTCGGTGGCCCCGGGCCAGCAG GTGTACAGCGGGCTCTGGCGGGACAAGGATGTAACCATCAAGTGTGGCATTGAGGAGACCCTCGACTCCAAGGCCCGGTCGGATGCAGCCCCCCGGCGGGAGCTGGTACTGTTCGACAAGCCCACCCGGGGCACCTCCATCAAGGAATTCCAGGAGATGACCCTCAGCTTCCTCAAG GCGAACCTGGGAGACCTGCCTTCCCTGCCGGCGCTGGTGAGCCAGGTCCTGCTCATGGCTGACTTCAACAAGGACAACCGGGTGTCCTTGGCGGAAGCCAAGTCCGTGTGGGCCCTGCTGCAGCGTAACGAgttcctgctgctgctgtcccTGCAGGAGAAGGAGCACGCCTCCAGACTGCTGGGCTACTGCGGGGACCTCTACCTCACCGAGGGCGTGCCACATGGCGCCTGGCACGTGGCCGCCCTTCCACCCCTGTTGCGCCCACTGCTGCCGCCTGCCCTGCAGGGTGCTCTCCAGCAGTGGCTGGGGCCCGCGTGGCCTTGGCGGGCCAAGATCGCCATCGGCCTGCTGGAGTTCGTGGAGGAGCTCTTCCACAGCTCTTACGGGACTTTCTACATGTGTGAGACCACACTGGCCAACGTGGGCTACACAGCCACCTACGACTTCAAGATGGCCGACCTGCAGCAGGTGGCACCTGAGGCCACCGTGCGCCGCTTCCTGCAGGGCCGCCGCTGCGAGCACAGCGCCGACTGCACCTACGGGCGCGACTGCAGGGCCCCGTGTGACAGGCTCATGAGGCAGTGCAAGGGCGACCTCATCCAGCCCAACCTGGCCAAGGTGTGCGCGCTGCTACGGGGCTACCTGCTGCCTGGCGCACCCGCCGACCTCCGCGAGGAGCTGGGCACGCAGCTGCGCACCTGCACCACGCTGAGCGGGCTGGCCAGCCAGGTGGAGGCCCATCACTCGCTGGTGCTCAGCCACCTCAAGACCCTGCTCTGGAAGAAGATCTCCAACACCAAGTACTCTTGA
- the LOC105740262 gene encoding uncharacterized protein LOC105740262, translating into MAGTTGTTGTTGTTGSWSVLLTWPGNPPRKRGAARVRGVSGTRRVGDGAAPAAGPVGRSRCRTRVTALPLLCVANPRAHPPATEQRPPAGAGSGTAGDRWGALLGRGGLTRAGRRTRYKRRGASPLVLCARRRLPWRVGSSPSPTGPFPSASPGPAQQPRSPWRCAASGTRLPASGCGVGAGSDLGRPGRVSRGMGARAPEEAPLLCPLVERALPALRGFQPGSFGKPGRLLTGNDTCMGCWVSWCIGAGTGSILQCN; encoded by the exons ATGGCTGGGACCACTGGGACCACCGGGACCACCGGGACCACGGGCTCGTGGAGCGTCCTCCTGACCTGGCCTGGAAATCCTCCGCGAAAACGGGGAGCCGCGCGTGTCCGTGGCGTGTCCGGCACCCGGCGGGTTGGAGACGGCGCGGCCCCGGCTGCTGGCCCCGTGGGGCGGTCGCGGTGCAGGACACGGGTCACGGCGCTGCCGCTGCTCTGCGTGGCAAACCCACGCGCCCACCCGCCAGCCACGGAGCAGCGCCCACCTGCGGGCGCGGGGAGCGGTACGGCAGGGGACCGCTGGGGGGCGCTGCTTGGGCGGGGCGGATTGACTCGTGCGGGCCGCCGTACACGCTATAAAAGGCGCGGCGCGTCTCCTCTCGTCCTCTGCGCGCGCCGGCGGCTGCCATGGCGGGTCGGCAGCTCGCCTTCTCCTACCGGCCCATTCCCAAGCGCCTCCCCGGGTCCCGCCCAGCAGCCTCGCTCTCCCTGGCGCTGCGCGGCCTCGGGGACTCGGCTGCCGGCTTCCGGGTGCGGGGTGGGGGCAGGCTCTGACTTGGGGCGTCCTGGCCGCGTGAGCCGCGGGATGGGGGCCCGGGCCCCGGAGGAGGCGCCGCTGCTGTGTCCCTTGGTGGAGAGGGCGCTGCCGGCCCTGCGCGGTTTCCAGCCAGGAAGCTTCGGGAAGCCTG gACGTCTGCTCACTGGAAACGACACGTGCATGGGGTGTTGGGTAAGTTGGTGCATTGGAGCTGGAACAGGGTCAATCCTCCAGTGTAACTAA